A stretch of Plesiomonas shigelloides DNA encodes these proteins:
- the secG gene encoding preprotein translocase subunit SecG: MYEILLVVYLLIALGLIGLVLIQQGKGADMGASFGAGASNTVFGSSGSGNFMTRTTAILATLFFIISLVLGNITHTQTKVGSEWEDLSQPAAAQQKAAEQPVKAADSNNDIPTK; encoded by the coding sequence ATGTACGAAATCTTACTCGTAGTATATTTGTTAATCGCGCTGGGGCTAATCGGCTTGGTATTAATCCAGCAGGGCAAAGGCGCGGACATGGGAGCTTCATTCGGAGCAGGTGCTTCGAACACTGTATTCGGTTCCAGTGGCTCCGGTAACTTCATGACTCGTACAACAGCAATCTTAGCCACACTGTTTTTCATTATTAGCTTGGTGCTGGGTAACATTACTCATACCCAAACCAAAGTAGGCAGTGAGTGGGAAGATTTGAGTCAACCGGCCGCTGCACAACAAAAAGCAGCAGAACAACCGGTGAAGGCTGCGGATAGCAACAACGATATCCCAACCAAATAA
- the glmM gene encoding phosphoglucosamine mutase, which translates to MSKRKYFGTDGIRGTVGQAPITPDFVLKLGWAAGKVLARHGSRKVLIGKDTRISGYMLESALEAGLAAAGLSAAFTGPMPTPAVAYLTRTFRAEAGIVISASHNPYDDNGIKFFSIDGTKLPDEVEEAIEAEMEKPLTCVSSAELGRASRITDAAGRYIEFCKSCFPNALSLSGLKIVVDCANGATYHIAPNVLRELGAEVITIGCEPDGMNINEKCGATDTKALQARVLAEKADVGMALDGDGDRLMMVDHLGNVVDGDQILYIMAREALRSGNLKGGAVGTLMSNMGLEIALKQLGIPFSRAKVGDRYVLEMMLEKGWRLGAENSGHVIALDMTTTGDGIVAGLQVLAAMVGNRMSLKDLTSGMTLFPQVLENVRFSGNGNPLDAEAVKAAVIAVEEKMQGRGRVLLRKSGTEPLIRVMVEGEDLEQVRQYAKAIAAEVQAAG; encoded by the coding sequence ATGAGTAAGCGTAAGTATTTCGGCACCGACGGTATTCGCGGTACGGTAGGTCAGGCTCCTATTACTCCGGACTTTGTGTTGAAGCTGGGTTGGGCGGCAGGGAAAGTGCTGGCTCGCCACGGGTCACGTAAGGTGCTGATTGGTAAAGACACCCGCATCTCCGGTTACATGCTGGAATCTGCGCTGGAAGCGGGGCTGGCGGCAGCCGGTCTGTCTGCGGCGTTCACCGGTCCGATGCCAACACCGGCGGTAGCCTATCTGACGCGTACTTTCCGTGCGGAAGCGGGCATTGTGATCTCCGCTTCTCACAACCCGTACGATGATAACGGGATCAAGTTCTTCTCTATCGACGGGACTAAGCTGCCGGATGAAGTGGAAGAAGCTATTGAAGCTGAGATGGAAAAACCACTGACCTGCGTTTCTTCCGCTGAGCTGGGGCGCGCCAGTCGGATCACCGACGCGGCGGGTCGTTATATCGAGTTTTGCAAAAGCTGCTTCCCGAACGCGCTTAGCCTAAGTGGCTTAAAGATTGTGGTCGACTGTGCTAACGGCGCCACCTATCACATTGCACCGAACGTACTGCGTGAGCTGGGCGCTGAAGTGATCACCATCGGTTGCGAGCCTGATGGCATGAACATCAACGAAAAATGCGGCGCCACCGATACCAAAGCGCTGCAAGCGCGCGTGTTGGCTGAAAAAGCCGATGTAGGTATGGCCCTTGATGGTGATGGTGACCGTCTGATGATGGTTGATCATCTGGGTAACGTGGTTGATGGCGATCAGATCCTGTACATCATGGCGCGTGAAGCGCTGCGCAGCGGTAACCTTAAAGGCGGCGCCGTGGGCACACTGATGAGTAACATGGGGCTGGAAATTGCGCTCAAGCAACTGGGTATTCCATTCTCACGAGCCAAAGTGGGTGACCGCTATGTGCTGGAGATGATGCTGGAAAAAGGCTGGCGTCTGGGGGCGGAAAACTCCGGCCACGTGATTGCGCTGGATATGACGACCACCGGTGATGGCATTGTGGCAGGCCTACAAGTGCTGGCAGCCATGGTGGGTAATCGCATGAGCCTGAAAGATTTGACCAGCGGCATGACACTGTTCCCGCAAGTACTGGAAAACGTTCGCTTCTCTGGTAATGGCAATCCACTGGATGCCGAGGCAGTGAAAGCCGCCGTGATTGCCGTGGAAGAGAAAATGCAGGGCCGTGGCCGCGTATTGCTGCGCAAATCGGGCACTGAGCCACTGATCCGCGTGATGGTGGAAGGCGAAGATCTGGAGCAAGTGCGCCAGTACGCCAAAGCGATTGCGGCAGAAGTGCAGGCTGCCGGTTAA
- the infB gene encoding translation initiation factor IF-2, protein MTEVTVKSLAEEIQTPVDRLLQQFASAGITKSAADSVSQQEKEALLAHLNREHGGDGAAAPSKLTLQRKTRSTLSVPTTGGKSKSVQVEVRKKRTYVKRDPQEQQNADAQAAEEAARLAQEELAKREAEELARREAEEAAKRAAEEKAKREAEEKAKRDAEDTAKREATIASQREAEDKAKRAAEEKAKREAEAAELKRKAEEAARRKAEENAKRMAEEARKMAEQNELTTAPVETTTTEETSADYHVTTSRYAREAEDEDDRREESRGRSRGGKAKATKKGKVSESKAEREEARRGKGGKLKRKSSLQQHGFNKPAQPVNRDVVIGETITVGDLAAKMAVKGSEVIKVMMRMGAMATINQVIDQETAQLVAEEMGHKVILRRENELEEAVMNDRDTDAVREPRAPVVTIMGHVDHGKTSLLDYIRSAKVAAGEAGGITQHIGAYHVETDNGMITFLDTPGHAAFTSMRARGAKATDIVVLVVAADDGVMPQTIEAIQHARAAGVPLVVAVNKIDKDAANPDRVKQELSQYGVMSEDWGGDCQFVHVSAKTGQGIDELLDAILLQSEVLELKAVRDGMASGVVIESYLDKGRGPVATVLVQDGTLHKGDIVLCGFEYGRVRAMRDELGRETTDAGPSIPVEILGLSGVPAAGDEVTVVRDEKKAREVALYRQGKFRDVKLARQQKAKLENMFANMAEGDVSELNIVLKADVQGSVEAICDSLIKLSTDEVKVKIVGSGVGGITETDATLAAASNAILVGFNVRADATARRVIDAENLDLRYYSVIYQLIDEVKQAMSGMLAPEFKQEIIGLAEVRDVFKSPKIGAIAGCMVTEGTVKRHNPIRVLRDNVVIYEGELESLRRFKDDVSEVRNGMECGIGVKNYNDVRVGDMIEVYEIVEVQRTID, encoded by the coding sequence ATGACTGAAGTAACCGTAAAATCTCTGGCCGAAGAAATTCAGACCCCGGTTGATCGTTTGCTGCAACAGTTTGCGAGTGCGGGCATCACTAAGAGCGCTGCCGACAGCGTCAGCCAGCAGGAAAAAGAAGCCCTGCTGGCGCATCTGAACCGTGAACATGGCGGCGATGGTGCCGCAGCGCCGAGCAAACTGACTTTGCAACGCAAAACCCGAAGCACGTTAAGTGTGCCAACGACCGGCGGTAAGAGTAAATCCGTTCAGGTTGAGGTACGTAAGAAACGTACTTATGTAAAACGTGACCCGCAGGAGCAGCAGAATGCTGACGCTCAGGCGGCAGAAGAGGCTGCCCGTTTAGCACAAGAGGAATTGGCTAAACGTGAGGCAGAAGAGTTAGCTCGCCGTGAAGCTGAAGAGGCAGCGAAACGTGCGGCAGAAGAAAAAGCTAAACGCGAAGCGGAAGAAAAAGCTAAACGAGACGCAGAGGATACAGCGAAACGTGAGGCGACGATTGCGTCCCAACGTGAAGCGGAAGATAAAGCTAAGCGTGCTGCCGAAGAGAAGGCGAAGCGCGAAGCCGAGGCCGCAGAACTGAAACGTAAAGCGGAAGAGGCTGCACGACGCAAAGCCGAAGAAAACGCAAAGCGTATGGCAGAAGAGGCTCGTAAGATGGCAGAACAGAACGAACTCACGACGGCACCCGTCGAGACGACTACCACCGAAGAAACCAGCGCCGATTATCATGTCACTACCTCACGTTATGCACGTGAAGCGGAAGACGAAGATGATCGTCGTGAAGAATCCCGCGGCCGCAGCCGTGGCGGAAAAGCAAAAGCAACCAAGAAAGGCAAAGTCTCTGAGTCTAAGGCTGAGCGCGAAGAAGCGCGTCGCGGTAAAGGCGGCAAGCTGAAGCGTAAGAGCTCTCTGCAGCAGCATGGCTTTAACAAGCCAGCACAGCCTGTGAACCGTGATGTTGTGATTGGTGAAACCATCACTGTGGGTGATCTAGCCGCGAAGATGGCGGTAAAAGGCTCCGAAGTCATCAAAGTGATGATGCGTATGGGCGCTATGGCCACCATCAACCAAGTGATTGATCAGGAAACCGCACAACTGGTTGCCGAAGAGATGGGCCACAAAGTTATCCTGCGTCGTGAAAACGAGCTGGAAGAGGCCGTCATGAATGACCGTGACACCGATGCAGTACGTGAACCACGTGCGCCGGTTGTGACCATCATGGGTCACGTTGACCACGGTAAAACCTCTTTGCTGGACTACATCCGTTCTGCCAAAGTGGCAGCCGGTGAAGCCGGTGGTATTACCCAGCATATCGGTGCTTACCACGTAGAAACCGATAACGGCATGATCACCTTCCTGGATACCCCAGGCCACGCCGCATTTACTTCAATGCGTGCACGTGGTGCGAAGGCGACCGATATCGTTGTTCTGGTGGTTGCAGCTGACGATGGCGTGATGCCACAAACTATCGAAGCTATTCAGCACGCCCGTGCTGCCGGCGTACCTCTTGTGGTCGCGGTGAACAAGATCGATAAAGATGCAGCGAACCCAGATCGCGTGAAACAAGAGCTGTCTCAATACGGCGTAATGTCCGAAGATTGGGGTGGTGATTGCCAGTTCGTTCACGTATCGGCGAAGACCGGTCAGGGCATCGATGAGCTGCTGGATGCTATCCTGCTGCAATCTGAAGTGCTGGAGCTGAAAGCTGTACGTGATGGTATGGCGAGCGGTGTCGTGATCGAATCCTATCTGGATAAGGGCCGTGGCCCAGTTGCTACCGTTCTGGTTCAAGACGGTACCCTGCATAAGGGTGACATCGTACTGTGTGGCTTTGAATATGGCCGCGTACGTGCAATGCGTGATGAGCTGGGTCGTGAGACCACCGATGCGGGTCCATCCATCCCAGTAGAAATTCTGGGTCTGTCCGGTGTGCCGGCAGCGGGTGACGAAGTGACCGTGGTGCGTGACGAGAAGAAAGCCCGTGAAGTGGCGCTGTATCGTCAAGGCAAGTTCCGTGATGTCAAACTGGCACGTCAGCAGAAAGCGAAACTGGAAAACATGTTCGCTAACATGGCTGAAGGCGACGTATCTGAGCTGAACATCGTTCTGAAAGCAGACGTTCAAGGTTCCGTAGAAGCTATCTGCGACTCCCTGATCAAGCTGTCTACCGACGAAGTGAAAGTGAAGATCGTGGGCTCCGGTGTGGGTGGTATCACCGAAACCGACGCAACTCTGGCTGCAGCATCCAACGCGATTCTGGTGGGCTTCAACGTACGTGCCGATGCGACTGCGCGCCGCGTAATTGACGCTGAAAACCTGGATCTGCGCTATTACTCAGTAATCTACCAGCTGATTGATGAAGTGAAGCAGGCCATGAGCGGCATGCTGGCTCCAGAGTTCAAGCAGGAGATCATCGGTCTGGCCGAAGTTCGTGACGTGTTCAAGTCACCGAAGATTGGTGCGATTGCCGGTTGTATGGTGACCGAGGGTACCGTGAAGCGTCATAACCCAATCCGCGTTCTGCGTGACAACGTGGTTATCTATGAAGGCGAGCTGGAATCTCTGCGCCGCTTCAAAGATGACGTTAGCGAAGTGCGTAACGGCATGGAATGTGGTATCGGCGTTAAGAACTACAACGATGTTCGCGTCGGCGACATGATCGAAGTGTACGAAATCGTTGAAGTTCAACGTACCATTGATTAA
- the pnp gene encoding polyribonucleotide nucleotidyltransferase: MNPIVRKFKYGQHTVTLETGVMGRQATAAVMASMDDTCVFVTVVGKKETKPGQDFFPLTVNYQERTYAAGRIPGGFFKREGRPSEGETLTARLIDRPIRPLFPEGFLNEVQVVATVVSVNPQVSPDIVAMIGASAALTLSGIPFNGPIGAARVGYINDQYVLNPTTAELAESRLDLVVAGTENAVLMVESEADILTEDQMLGAVVFGHDQQQVVIENIKAFAAEANIPKWEWSAEPVNETLQSRIAELAAARITEAYHIKEKQVRYEQVAAIKADVTAALLAEDESLDEGEISDLLGELEYRVVRDNILSGAPRIDGREPDMVRALDVRTGVLPRTHGSALFTRGETQALVTATLGTERDAQTIDELTGERTDRFLLHYNFPPYSVGETGMMGSPKRREIGHGRLAKRGVAAVMPSAAEFPYTVRVVSEITESNGSSSMASVCGASLALMDAGVPVKASVAGIAMGLVKEGERFVVLSDILGDEDHLGDMDFKVAGTRTGVTALQMDIKIEGITREIMQIALNQAKGARMHILNVMEEAIHTPRNDISEFAPRIHTIKINPEKIKDVIGKGGAVIRALTEETGTTIEIEDDGTIKIASADGDAAKKAIERIEQITADVEVNRIYTGKVTRIVDFGAFVSVVGTKEGLVHISQITDKRVEKVSDYLQLGQEVRVKVLEVDRQGRIRLSIKEAMASEGAEQQPAAE; the protein is encoded by the coding sequence GTGAATCCTATCGTACGTAAATTTAAGTATGGTCAGCATACCGTGACACTGGAAACCGGTGTTATGGGGCGCCAGGCCACTGCAGCCGTGATGGCTAGCATGGATGATACCTGCGTTTTCGTTACCGTTGTGGGTAAAAAAGAGACCAAACCAGGTCAAGACTTCTTCCCACTGACTGTAAACTACCAAGAGCGTACTTACGCTGCGGGTCGTATTCCAGGTGGTTTCTTCAAGCGTGAAGGCCGTCCGTCTGAAGGCGAAACCCTGACTGCACGTCTGATTGACCGTCCAATCCGTCCTCTGTTCCCGGAAGGTTTCCTGAACGAGGTACAAGTTGTGGCGACTGTGGTGTCTGTGAACCCACAAGTTAGCCCGGATATCGTGGCGATGATCGGTGCTTCTGCTGCGCTGACCCTGTCTGGTATTCCATTCAATGGCCCAATTGGTGCTGCCCGTGTCGGTTACATCAATGATCAGTATGTACTGAACCCAACGACTGCAGAGTTGGCTGAAAGCCGTCTGGATCTGGTGGTTGCCGGTACTGAAAACGCCGTTCTGATGGTTGAGTCCGAAGCGGACATCCTGACCGAAGATCAGATGCTGGGTGCGGTGGTATTTGGCCACGATCAGCAACAAGTGGTGATTGAGAACATTAAAGCGTTTGCTGCTGAAGCCAACATTCCTAAGTGGGAATGGAGCGCAGAGCCAGTGAACGAAACTCTGCAGTCTCGCATCGCGGAACTGGCAGCGGCCCGTATCACCGAAGCGTACCACATCAAAGAAAAGCAAGTACGTTACGAGCAAGTGGCAGCGATTAAAGCTGACGTGACTGCTGCGCTGCTGGCGGAAGACGAATCACTGGACGAAGGCGAAATCAGCGATCTGCTGGGCGAGCTGGAGTACCGTGTGGTACGTGACAACATCCTGAGCGGTGCGCCACGTATCGATGGTCGTGAACCAGACATGGTGCGTGCGCTGGACGTCCGTACTGGCGTGCTGCCACGTACTCACGGCTCTGCACTGTTCACCCGTGGTGAAACTCAGGCGCTGGTAACTGCGACTCTGGGTACTGAGCGTGATGCTCAGACTATCGATGAGCTGACCGGTGAGCGTACCGATCGCTTCTTGCTGCACTACAACTTCCCACCATACTCTGTGGGTGAAACCGGTATGATGGGTTCACCGAAGCGTCGCGAAATTGGCCACGGCCGTCTGGCGAAGCGTGGTGTGGCAGCGGTAATGCCAAGCGCAGCGGAATTCCCGTACACTGTACGTGTGGTATCTGAAATCACTGAATCCAACGGTTCTTCTTCCATGGCTTCCGTGTGTGGTGCTTCTCTGGCACTGATGGATGCGGGCGTACCAGTGAAAGCCTCTGTAGCGGGTATCGCTATGGGTCTGGTGAAAGAAGGCGAGCGTTTTGTAGTTCTGTCTGACATTCTGGGTGACGAAGACCACCTGGGTGACATGGACTTTAAAGTAGCCGGTACCCGTACTGGTGTGACTGCGCTGCAGATGGATATCAAGATCGAAGGTATCACCCGTGAGATCATGCAGATCGCGTTGAACCAAGCGAAGGGTGCGCGTATGCACATCCTGAACGTGATGGAAGAAGCGATCCATACTCCACGTAACGATATCTCCGAGTTCGCGCCACGTATCCACACCATCAAGATCAATCCTGAGAAGATCAAGGACGTGATCGGTAAAGGTGGTGCGGTGATCCGTGCGCTGACCGAAGAAACCGGTACCACCATCGAAATCGAAGATGACGGTACTATCAAGATTGCCTCTGCTGATGGCGATGCCGCGAAGAAAGCAATTGAGCGCATTGAGCAAATTACTGCTGATGTTGAAGTCAATCGCATTTATACTGGTAAAGTTACCCGTATTGTTGACTTCGGTGCGTTTGTCTCTGTGGTGGGTACTAAAGAAGGTCTGGTACACATCTCTCAGATTACCGATAAGCGTGTAGAGAAAGTTTCTGACTACCTGCAACTGGGTCAGGAAGTGCGCGTGAAAGTACTGGAAGTAGACCGTCAAGGTCGTATCCGTCTGAGCATCAAAGAAGCGATGGCTTCTGAAGGCGCAGAGCAACAACCTGCGGCTGAATAA
- the rimP gene encoding ribosome maturation factor RimP, producing MATLEQQLTQMLEAPVQALGYELVGVEFIRAGHHSTLRIYIDHENGINVENCAEVSHQASAVLDVEDPISVAYNLEVSSPGLDRPLFSAAHYTRFIGEEVSFVLRMAIQNRRNWKGIIAGVDGEMITITVDGKNEVFALSNIQKANLVPKF from the coding sequence TTGGCAACGTTAGAACAGCAATTAACACAGATGCTTGAAGCTCCAGTGCAGGCGCTGGGCTATGAGTTGGTAGGCGTCGAGTTTATCCGTGCCGGCCACCATTCAACACTCCGCATCTACATTGACCATGAAAATGGGATTAATGTTGAGAACTGCGCCGAGGTGAGCCACCAAGCCAGTGCAGTACTGGATGTGGAAGATCCGATTTCCGTTGCCTATAACCTCGAAGTTTCTTCGCCGGGTCTGGATCGTCCTCTCTTTAGCGCCGCACATTACACCCGTTTTATCGGTGAAGAAGTCAGCTTTGTGCTGCGCATGGCGATTCAAAATCGTCGCAATTGGAAAGGGATCATTGCCGGCGTTGACGGCGAGATGATCACCATTACTGTTGATGGTAAGAATGAAGTGTTCGCACTGAGCAACATCCAGAAAGCGAACCTGGTACCAAAGTTTTAA
- the nusA gene encoding transcription termination factor NusA yields the protein MNKEILAVVEAVSNEKALPREKIFEALEIALATATKKKYEYEVDVRVCIDRRTGDFDTFRRWTVVEEVTQPTREMELEAARLLEENPALQVGDFVEDQIESVTFDRITTQTAKQVIVQKVREAERAMVVDQFREQEGEIITGVAKKVNRDSIILDLGNNAEAMLAREDMLPRENFRPGDRIRGVLYAVRPEARGAQLFVTRSKPEMLVELFRIEVPEIGEELIEIKAAARDPGSRAKIAVKSNDKRIDPVGACVGMRGARVQAVSGELGGERVDIVLWDDNPAQFVINAMAPADVASIVMDEDSHSMDIAVEASNLAQAIGRNGQNVRLASQLTGWNLNVMTETDLAAKHQAEASAAIELFTKHLDVDEEFAQVLVEEGFSTLEELAYVPVNELLDIDGLDEEIVEALRNRAKAALTTLALAKEESLDGAEPAEDLLALPGLERQMAFKLAARGVTTLEELAEQGIDDLANIDGLDEDKAGELIMAARNICWFGNEA from the coding sequence ATGAACAAAGAGATTCTGGCTGTCGTTGAAGCCGTTTCCAACGAAAAAGCGCTGCCACGCGAGAAAATCTTCGAAGCGCTGGAAATTGCACTGGCGACTGCCACCAAGAAAAAATACGAATACGAAGTAGACGTACGCGTCTGCATCGATCGCCGCACGGGTGACTTTGACACCTTCCGCCGTTGGACCGTGGTTGAAGAAGTGACTCAACCAACGCGTGAAATGGAACTGGAAGCCGCTCGTCTGCTGGAAGAAAACCCAGCTCTGCAAGTGGGTGACTTCGTTGAAGACCAGATTGAATCTGTGACTTTCGACCGTATCACCACCCAAACCGCGAAGCAGGTTATCGTGCAGAAAGTGCGCGAAGCTGAGCGTGCGATGGTTGTGGATCAATTCCGCGAGCAAGAAGGTGAGATCATCACCGGTGTGGCCAAGAAGGTAAACCGTGACAGCATTATCCTGGATCTGGGTAACAATGCTGAAGCCATGCTGGCGCGTGAAGACATGCTGCCACGTGAAAACTTCCGTCCTGGCGACCGTATCCGTGGTGTACTGTATGCAGTACGTCCAGAAGCGCGCGGTGCGCAGCTGTTCGTGACCCGCTCCAAGCCGGAGATGCTGGTTGAGCTGTTCCGCATTGAAGTGCCTGAAATTGGCGAAGAGCTGATTGAAATCAAAGCCGCGGCCCGCGACCCAGGCTCACGAGCCAAGATTGCGGTGAAGAGCAATGACAAGCGTATTGACCCAGTGGGTGCTTGCGTGGGTATGCGTGGTGCGCGTGTTCAGGCCGTATCCGGTGAGCTGGGCGGTGAGCGTGTTGATATCGTGCTGTGGGATGATAATCCAGCGCAGTTCGTGATTAACGCCATGGCGCCAGCTGATGTAGCATCTATCGTGATGGATGAAGATTCTCACAGCATGGATATCGCCGTTGAAGCCTCTAACCTGGCTCAAGCAATTGGTCGTAATGGCCAGAACGTGCGTCTGGCTTCCCAGCTGACTGGCTGGAACCTGAATGTGATGACCGAGACCGATCTGGCGGCTAAGCACCAAGCTGAAGCGTCGGCGGCTATCGAACTGTTTACCAAGCATTTGGATGTTGATGAAGAGTTTGCCCAAGTTCTGGTGGAAGAAGGCTTCTCCACATTGGAAGAACTGGCTTACGTTCCAGTGAATGAACTGCTGGACATCGATGGTCTGGATGAAGAGATCGTTGAAGCTCTGCGTAACCGTGCCAAAGCGGCACTGACCACGCTGGCGCTGGCCAAAGAAGAGTCTCTGGACGGCGCTGAGCCGGCAGAAGACCTGCTGGCACTGCCAGGCTTAGAGCGTCAGATGGCGTTCAAACTGGCCGCTCGTGGTGTGACTACGCTGGAAGAGTTAGCCGAGCAAGGTATTGATGACCTGGCTAATATCGACGGTCTGGATGAAGATAAAGCGGGCGAGCTGATCATGGCCGCACGTAATATTTGTTGGTTTGGCAACGAAGCCTAA
- the rbfA gene encoding 30S ribosome-binding factor RbfA produces MAKEFSRSKRVAQELQKEIAVILQREVKNPQIGMVTVSGVEVSRDLAYAKIFVTFLFDDQDAIDSGLKSLRESTGYIRTLVGKAMRLRIVPELRFEYDRSLTEGMRMSNLVSSVIRDDQARQQNAADDSDNSEEKA; encoded by the coding sequence ATGGCAAAAGAGTTCAGCCGCAGTAAGCGCGTGGCGCAAGAGCTGCAAAAAGAGATCGCCGTGATTCTGCAACGTGAGGTGAAGAACCCGCAGATCGGTATGGTGACCGTATCCGGTGTGGAAGTGTCCCGCGATCTGGCGTATGCCAAGATCTTTGTTACCTTCCTGTTTGATGATCAAGATGCTATCGATAGCGGTCTGAAATCACTGCGTGAATCGACCGGTTATATCCGTACTCTGGTGGGTAAAGCGATGCGTCTGCGCATTGTGCCGGAGTTGCGCTTTGAATATGACCGCTCGCTGACCGAAGGTATGCGTATGTCTAACCTAGTGAGCAGCGTGATCCGTGACGATCAGGCGCGCCAGCAAAATGCCGCCGACGATAGCGACAACAGCGAGGAGAAGGCCTGA
- the rpsO gene encoding 30S ribosomal protein S15 encodes MSLSTEAVAKIVAEFGRDEKDTGSTEVQVALLTAQINHLQGHFAEHKKDHHGRRGLLRMVSQRRKLLDYLKRKNAERYTALIARLGLRR; translated from the coding sequence ATGTCTCTAAGCACTGAAGCTGTTGCAAAAATCGTTGCTGAATTTGGCCGTGATGAGAAAGATACTGGTTCTACCGAAGTTCAGGTAGCCCTGCTGACTGCTCAGATCAACCACCTGCAAGGTCACTTTGCTGAGCACAAAAAAGACCACCACGGTCGTCGCGGTCTGCTGCGCATGGTTTCCCAGCGTCGTAAGCTGCTGGACTACCTGAAGCGTAAAAATGCTGAGCGTTACACTGCTCTGATTGCACGTCTGGGTCTGCGTCGCTAA
- the truB gene encoding tRNA pseudouridine(55) synthase TruB, with protein sequence MSRPRRRGRDVHGILLLDKPQGITSNDALQKVKRLYNANKAGHTGALDPLATGMLPICLGEATKFSQYLLDSDKRYRVIAKLGQRTDTSDSDGEVIQERPVQVTAEQLDEALTHFRGDLQQIPSMYSALKYEGKPLYEYARQGIEVPRESRPITVYELTLIRFEGDEVELEVHCSKGTYIRTIVDDLGERLGCGAHVIYLRRLAVATYPMERMVTLEQVEALLEKARAEDISPSIELDPLLLPADTAVQHLPQVNMPSVVAGYAKLGQAVQVSGAPASGLVRMTEGDEQVFFGLGEIDDQGRVAPRRMMVL encoded by the coding sequence ATGTCTCGTCCACGCCGCCGCGGTCGTGATGTACACGGCATTTTGTTGCTGGATAAACCTCAAGGCATCACCTCGAACGATGCGCTGCAGAAAGTAAAACGTCTGTACAACGCCAACAAGGCCGGTCATACCGGAGCGCTGGATCCGTTGGCGACCGGCATGCTGCCGATTTGCCTAGGTGAGGCGACCAAGTTTTCCCAGTATCTGCTGGATTCTGACAAGCGCTATCGCGTGATTGCGAAACTCGGTCAGCGTACCGACACCTCCGACTCGGATGGTGAAGTGATCCAAGAGCGTCCGGTGCAGGTCACCGCAGAGCAACTGGATGAAGCCTTGACCCATTTTCGTGGCGATCTGCAGCAGATCCCGTCCATGTATTCGGCGCTGAAATACGAAGGCAAGCCGCTGTACGAATATGCTCGTCAAGGCATTGAAGTGCCGCGCGAGTCGCGTCCGATTACCGTGTACGAGCTGACGCTGATCCGCTTTGAAGGTGATGAAGTTGAGCTGGAAGTTCACTGCTCAAAAGGCACCTACATTCGCACTATCGTCGATGATCTGGGCGAGCGTTTAGGCTGTGGTGCGCATGTGATTTACCTGCGCCGTCTGGCTGTTGCCACCTATCCGATGGAGCGTATGGTGACATTGGAGCAGGTGGAAGCCTTACTGGAAAAAGCGCGCGCGGAAGACATTTCACCGAGCATCGAGTTAGACCCACTGCTGTTACCGGCCGACACCGCGGTGCAACATCTGCCACAAGTGAACATGCCGTCAGTGGTTGCCGGTTATGCCAAGCTGGGGCAGGCGGTACAAGTCAGTGGCGCGCCAGCGTCTGGTCTGGTTCGCATGACCGAAGGTGATGAGCAGGTCTTTTTTGGCCTCGGCGAAATCGATGATCAGGGCCGCGTGGCTCCGCGTCGGATGATGGTGCTGTAA